The sequence cacataacatggcctcattgtctgaatatagcatcatgcgattgatgggagttcgtttcagtggtgctgttggttgttagtgctatcaagaggtacggcggcggagcatgatcggctggtgtgaccaacctgtttgcacctcccgcatctatattgatgacgctcctctccttgagattgaatcctcttctttctcggtcttcctgactgtttgccaatttgaggtggaagtacaacctggtttatgacatcatctggagcatgccactgacatttatctccaagtggatatatggtttccgaatatgcataacggagtgagtcaactgagtaatgcgtcgagcaaaggaaatatggagaaatatgtcgatgcttacatgctgcaattgcatggacacaaggaaatccatcaatgtcaaattccttgcatgagcacgtcttattttctaagttaacaactccaacgaacatgccatggccaacaacttgaaactcatataagttcattggcataacacgtaagcctctgccaatatttgagcggtcctgcatgattttttccaaccaattagtaataggagtttgcattgcagcagcgttagttcgacgttcataccaccacctttgcaagacatcacaaatgtgatctagtaatggcaaaacaggtttatccctagcatcaataagcacagagttcatgctttctgcaatgttagttgtcattatgttgtatctattgcccggaaaatgtgatctagcccattttgaaggacttgcatccttgagatattgtacagcttcaatactaaccccttctaaaagctgcatggccttatcaaaatcctcaacaatatatgctctagctgcatcattaaaagttgatataatcgcgttgacattacctttaaacttcttagcacgtaaatttgtaccaagatgatatgtgcagtggccatggtgattattagggaaaactgtacgtattgcttttgcaatgctcttgtgtctatccgatataaaagctatattcggatcatccccaaatgcttctttaaagctctcaaaaaaccatgtgtaagccgcatccgtctccccagggcctattccataagcaagtggataaatttgattgttcccatccaaacatgatgcaatatataacaaacctctatatctattcttcagtgtagttccatcgacagctacgactctccgcatatgctggaaccctctaatgctagctccaagtgccatgaaaaaatatagaaatctgttttgatcatcagtttcaattcgagtaaacgtgcccggatttttgctcttcaaaacgtgactccataaaggaagttttgcatatgaatcttctggcgtgccccacaaacccgatagtgcaacttccttagcggcccatactttgttgtagcttatgtttactccgtaattagagcgaatgtcatgcacgatatctcgaggtttgtattgccttgaaatcccatcaaacattggctggatgatgtctccgataactgaacttgttgcttgacgatgatcccttttcatgatatttaaagagcaaatatgctcatctttgaaggccctaatcatgaaggcctctgtattatcaccatgtagtttggtagcacgcattcgccacacgcaattgtcgtttgcacatacaacctcatatcggactctatccgacttcttgaccttgaattcaaagtttctccttagtgcataaagactaatcttcttctgtagcacattcttactcgcaaagatttggttgattcgaatgatttcatgggcattgacggatgagaagcgatggttGACCCTACGTTCAGCCATGGTTGCCGTCGAATCCTGTCGAAggtccaaatggttttcggtacaaggaggaggcaagcacatcatcattcacattatcaattggagtactaccataaggagactcaccatgtggactatcaccagctgaaagtcccgaatgttgggtaTGTAAAATgtctcgtaacccatcttcactacgatcagtgttgacctcaacctcaaattgttcatcttgatcataatcatgtccacgatattcattcaaatCATTAATTTCGAAGTGCTcgttatcatgatcatgttccgcagattgcacattgttttcacacatttgattttcagagaatccaggttgagtttccggcacatgaatttcggtcgctggggactgcatgtcgGCATCAGAGGTATAAGTAGCCTAGagaactgcagatagtggggcaatagtCGTAAATCCagaacttgtaggtatcctattcaccaCACATCCAGCACTATCAATACTctttggaaccctggataacacatcaacaataagtggagatctgtcttgaggtctgtgtgaactatactcttctataaaactttgtaggtcttcatcattttccacaacgtacggctcacatgacaaacacacatggtatatgaacttgaagattaattgatgttgtgtagaatctaagttgagagcattgtagacaacatcttcaagttcggccaacgtacaattccttttgatacgtataatcttcgttctttgacgttggtatctccaggtaccttcagaacatacactccatgttccatcgtagaacagtaaaactgaaatttgtgacattgagcacaaagagtttaccaattcaaaacatactaagtatctacttctgcaatcgtagaatctttgctggaaggtttaactataatcctgaagcaaaagtaatgaaaaaatacaaatacatttttagtaaatgagtacataaaataagccaaacaattatgttattaacgcctactggaatagcattttaaatacaaatacaaatgcattttcagtaaatgagtaaagataaaataggaatgcattttatgtaaatgagtacaaatgctgATTAAGGGAAAAATTTtgccatatatgtacacatttttatatttataacacaccctGTGAAATCTGATAGAAGGTACTAGCTGCTGGATAGAGAAGACAAACGAGTTTTGAGGACCCTACAATGAGAACATGTTTCTTGGTACTAAAGTGCTACTAAAAAAGGAACCCTATTACCTAGCTTCGTAATCTTATACAATCTGAGATCTAATTACTTGAAGATGACtggcttttttaaatttagtatttgtaatatttaacataaatatatcGTTTTCATGTAGGTATATGAAATTGACTgatatgaaaattgtaaaagaaaggaaacaaaTATGTTAATAGTCTTtcctgaaacaaaaatatgaaatccaaaaaaaaaaaaaaggaaaaaaagtcaTGGTTTGCAAGCCCCAATAATGAAAATTACactcattaaatttaaatgaaattttgtgttCCAAAATCCAAGTCCAATTGAGTCATCCAAAATCTTGACTGGAAACCAATGATCTTATCTTTCCTATAACCCTGAGGTGTTCCTTGTCAATTTGTAAATTGTCCCGCTTCACTCCTCCCAAATTCATTGTGAATTTGCTACACTTTAAGCCAGAAGTACTTGTCAACTCATAAATCACACTCTCTGTCTAATAATTTCTCTCTGCAACTTTATTCTCCCAtctagaacaacaacaaaaaataataataataataataatacacggTTTCGGTGAATAATCCTTTTTGTGGAAATTACcaacagtttcgtcggtaatttcccgaagGTGTACAGTACGACATATTTTGCCAATTatttttaccccacaagccccctaaggtgtgttgaatgaaaaaacatgcaaaaaatggattctataattgtactaaggagataaaatcaaaaaatttcataaaagtgtatccaagtttgcaaaaaatttgtaCACAAATTTGTACACTGTTCCCCCTCGGTAAAtcaccgacgaaactgtcgggaaactacaaatgccctctggaaaaattaccgacagtttagtcggtaatttcccgatggtgtacagtacgtatcttttgccaattttttttaccccacaagccccttaaggtgtgttgaatgaaaaaatatgcaaaacatggattctataattgtactaaggagagaaaagcaaaaaatttcataaaagtgtatcaaagtttgtaaaaaataagtactttgttcaccctcgggaaattaccgacgaaactgtcgggaaactacaaatgccctctggaaaaattaccgacagtttcgtcggtaatttcccgagggtgtatagtacggcatattttgccaatattttttaccccacaagccccctaaggtgtgttgaatgaaaaaacatgcaaaacatggattctataattgtactaaggagggaaaatgaaaaaatttcataaaagtgtatccaagtttgcaaaaaatatgtatattgttcaccatcgggaaattaccgacgaaaatgtcgggaaactacaaatgccctctggaaaacttaccgacagtttcgtcgctaatttcccgagggtgtacagtacgcatcttttgccattttttttaccccacaaggcccctaaggtgtgttgaatgaaaaaacatgcaaaacatggattctataattgtactaaggagagaaaatcaaaaaatttcataaaagtgtatgaaagtttgcaaaaaatatgtacaccgttcaccctcgggaaatcaccgacgaaactgtcggaaaactacaaatgccctctggaaaaagtacCGACAGTTtagtcggtaatttcccgagggtgtacagtacgtatcttttgccaattttttttaccccacaagccccttaaggtgtgttgaatgaaaaaacatgcaaaacatggattctataattgtactaaggagagaaaatcaaaaaatttcataaaagtgtatcaaagtttgcaaaaaatacgtatactgttcaccctcgggaaaccACCGACGAAAcggtcgggaaactacaaatgccctctggaaaaattaccgacagtttcgtcggtaatttcccgagggtgtacagtacggcatattttgccaatatGTTTTACCCCACAGgccccctaaggtgtgttgaatgaaaaaacatgcaaaacatggattctataattgtactaaggagggaaaatgaaaaaatttcataaaagtgtatcaaagtttgcaaaaaatatgtatattgttcaccatcgggaaattaccgacgaaaatgTCGGGAAACTTCAAATGCCCTCTGGATAacttaccgacagtttcgtcgctaatttcccgagggtgtacagtacgcatattttgccatttttttttaccccacaagccctctaaggtgtgttgaatgaaaaaacatgcaaaacatggattctataattgtactaaggagagaaaatcaaaaaatttcataaaagtgtatgaaagtttgcaaaaaatatttacactgttcaccctcgggtaattaccgacgaaactgtcaggaaactacaaatgccctctggaaaaattaccgacagtttcgtcggtaagtGTACAGTTCGTACCTTttgccaatttttattttattttttatttattttttttttttttgtggtacaAAGTTTTGACTTAAGGAGTCCTATTATTCGATCCTTTCCAATGCAGAAGGTACATATCCATGCTCATTCGGCGAATTTTCACTTATCTGGTTAACTGGACAACAAATTTTCACCAGAACCGAAttgggaataaataaataaataaataaattatgggtttgaaatttgaaacccAGTtgctttagggaaaaaaaaaaaaaaaaaaaagaaagttttgtGGTCTTTTGGAGATGGTCCAGGCGAAAAACCTTTGCTCCTTttctttattcattattaagtGGAGCTGTCAACAATGACCTTACATGTAAATTGGTAGGAAAATAATGATCACTGAGACCATTTCCATATGAATTAtagtaaatgttatttttttaatacaatattgactaattaaattcttattcttaggctaatatatttgactttatctatcacctatacgtaaaatatattttaggaaatttttttcgtaaaatcaattaacaaaattaatatgaagtatattgtatttattttttggcttacttATTAACccatttatgtttactattgggagttcatgatttcaaaacattaagatggaaaaaatttattataaatgataaaaaaaattatgtaaagaagtagcataaagccaaattatgtatatatatatgtttatatatccacataccaggtaatcgttaactccgatctgcagaaacgtacaatttaattacatacttttgaagtgtatgggctccacaatgaatattttcagatgatgcagggagagttgactgaactgaagagattttgggattttctgcaatgttcgtcaatgcaaagaaagaaggctgaaaggtacacaaccaacaaaagagaaagagagaggaagacacagtatacatttaatgtggtagcaggaCAGAAGTTAATGGGGTAGATAGAAATGAGGGATGGTCAAAAaagttgttttaatattatcaccTGTATTCGAGACAGTCAATGAGAAAACTGTTATTTTTACTTGACACTTTCATAGGTAtccatgtatttaaatagtttacaaaagccagacaattaattccctcctaacaagtatcatttggacatactaccatggagccattcatgtaaaagtgattgataccatccatttaaattatcatccttccttacacatcatattgacacgagaatcaagtacaaaaactaaaaacaaaatctgaatatggaagaaattggatcctttcacaaatatggaagtttcctttttttttttttcttttttgtttattacattttggtatctttttttctaCGAAAATCCAGCTGAACACAACTATATAATTCCTATGTTCCaagattatgtataagattCAAAACATATTGGATACAAAGTCCTACAAGGTAGCAGACACGGCAAGACTTTGCTGGCATACCGCATGCTGAACCAAAATCCTgatatcccaaacaaaaatatataaaagaaagaaaaaatttgtgaaaaattaagtgaaaattcaaactccaatgcCTGTTATCAACTGGCCCAGCGTGAAGGATTCTTTTCACATATACCAGGTTAGGCCATCTGCCTCTGTGCTAATAAGCCtttgcaattcaaatttttttatgatgctgaAGAATGATGCCTAAAATTCACACAGCAGCATGCATCTCTAGCCGTCTTCGtgctaagattttcaaatttgttcagaATGCTTTGAAGCAACCTATGTGTCCACCGTTCTTGTGTCATGCTTTCTCTTGCTTCGTCTCTTTGATCTAGATGTGCGGGTCTTTGTAGGATGCTTTACAGCATGCTCTTGGATGCCCAACACTACATTTTCATTGGTAGGGAGTTCAGGAGGGGCATCAGGCCATGGTGTGCGTTTTGATGGTACATTGACATCCAGAGGAGGATCAATTATCCATCTGTAAAGAGACCACACTAATGTCAAATGCATGTGCATAGGAAGAGATTctgctaaatgaattttaattaaataggcaattgactgtcatgatttttgtatgtcaatgatatatattgaaatttagatggcttgatgaggggtggggggaaaaaagcatttccatatgacaaaattattaactaaaggtaaagatttgctgaaccaaagtaaaataaaaagaagcatgctacataaaatcatagtacaattatataagtcAATTGTTTAAAGGATTGTAGTCAAATTGCAAGTAAGAAAGCCCTTGGGAATGAGGTCAGAGGACTGAACAGAAATACATTGAAATGCCACACCAATACCACTTGACCACTTGAAACAATGCAATGACATTcacttgaaaagagaagttgagcatcattgtcacattcacaggtaggttactaattttaagttctacccatgtgtgatattcaaaatcacaatttcacagccacaattttatgctttgaaaataaattagagacgcatagtacttagaatttgaaggatataacagcagacagtttaacatgacaagattattacaaaacatttctaccaattgtatatgatcattggcactgttgactccatctatgcttcaaattttttaaacaaccatgacagctttcagaatgcaaaaaccatatgcactataaaatggaaaatggattggagacacaataggaaagaagatatggtacctgtagggccaaaccataaccgccattcacatcttgctcgaaataaagtaactggaaaataaagcaattagattataaatttaatatcacaccagcaacacaaaagaaaatgcagatgcagagagagagagagagagagttcatagtcatcaaacatggtatataaacaatttaaatgcaaaaatatgaaatatacataccttaaatttgctttgtgcatttgaagtaactcttactacaataccacactcggcttgttgctcgttgatcgtaacaccaaagaaatgagcattttgcttatccacctgcaacaaaacaaaatcaaccaaacggaaaattccagaaagaatgaaagtccatgataacaaacatgaaagcacctttccactaactgatgacagaatggaatgtatccctacttggctgtactccatccagcatcatatcatcatacatatctctcagcaagaaatgcctcCCACGaccgttatttaaaaaaaaaaaaaaaccagaacacaactttcacaatttctctttcacaatttctcccaaaaaaaaaatattcccaACACCACtaacagaaaatcaaaattagagctgttgcctacctgttgcttctgcttctgctcctagggctctctaaaatcctgcagttttctctctgagtcgcctcttcaccatctccttcaaaacgcgcagtctccacgcttacaatccggccgattcatgaaaggaaacagatggctcctaaggtctggttatggataaagagatggaggggaaaagtcgaagaaaggaaagaaaaaaacatataaaaaaaataacacataagggtattttggaattttaaaagattggaggggtagatcaaaaaagaaatgaattgagagggtaaaattcatgaagctcggtcctacaggggtattgggccaaattcccccccTAATATATATTACCCAAATGGTCTAATTAATATTAGTTGACCGttgtcataataaaaaaaaaacaaaaatagttgacgacgaacaaaataatatatttcccaACTCTGTCCTCGTTTCCTTTGTGgtgcttaaaaaaataaaaaataaaaattatctatGAAGACGAGTATTATTCGGTGGTTAAATTAAAGACTATATAGGTATGGTGTTACATTGTCAATATTATAGTCCATTATAATTGAAAAGCTGAGATTTCACTCTAAACTTAAAGGATCAAAGATTTTATCCAAATatagttaaaccaaaaatttaaaaatatatatcaataattttaCCACTAAGacaaatatatgaatattttggtGTTTGGATGCAttatttttgcattaaaaaaaataaattaataaaattaaggtttttttttttttttctaagtatataAAGTATATGCAATCACACCCATATGTGAattaaagaattgaaaaaaaaaaaaatggcgcCTTTGAGGGTGGGTCCCACGTAGTGCCGATGGCAATATATAAGTGGAACGCAGTCCAATATTGGTCACACATCAAGATTGGGCTCAATCTTGCTCATGCAAACTTGCAACTTGAAAGACAACTAGTTTATACAAATTACAGGACATGTACACGAAGATTGATGCAAGATCGACGGGTCCCACGTAGTGCcgatggaaatatatatatatatatatatatatatatataagtggagCGCGGTACAATATTCGTGATCAAGATTGGCCTAAATCTTTGCTCATGCAAAGTCATAAACGACatgtacaagaaaaaaaaaaaaggtttgatgGAAAATCGAATGACAGCGCCTTTCCAATCATCGGTGCTTTCATACTAATAAATATCCTGGGGTTATTACAAGGAGTAAATATATGCcagttcataaaaaaaaaaataaaaaaaagaataaataaatacaaaataactgGAAAATACATCTTGTCTGGATAGGATCCTTTCCTACGTAGCAGTT comes from Ziziphus jujuba cultivar Dongzao chromosome 6, ASM3175591v1 and encodes:
- the LOC125421169 gene encoding chaperone protein dnaJ 15-like, giving the protein MEYSQVGIHSILSSVSGKVLSCLLSWTFILSGIFRLVDFVLLQVDKQNAHFFGVTINEQQAECGIVVRVTSNAQSKFKLLYFEQDVNGGYGLALQMDN